Proteins encoded in a region of the Gammaproteobacteria bacterium genome:
- a CDS encoding phage terminase large subunit family protein gives SREVRTPKGWAMMGRKGGNEALDLLCYDRAAAIVLNAERINWDAPPPWARPQDTNPTIVDADRPAPKPEPSAPEKKRS, from the coding sequence TAAGCCGGGAGGTTCGTACCCCGAAAGGGTGGGCGATGATGGGACGCAAGGGCGGTAACGAAGCCCTTGACCTGTTGTGCTACGACCGCGCCGCGGCGATCGTGCTCAACGCCGAAAGGATCAACTGGGACGCTCCCCCGCCATGGGCCCGACCGCAGGACACAAACCCGACGATCGTCGATGCCGACCGGCCGGCACCGAAACCGGAACCGTCAGC